One Spirosoma oryzicola DNA segment encodes these proteins:
- a CDS encoding sensor histidine kinase, producing the protein MTYAINYLMFKSLLDVTDGYIGKEKTYITIAWELFLKDGGWLGCFKSARIATWNYTLALFIPTITISVKSIRDIIFIQKKNAKLELDRIVLERDKLTLERDKLALEQENLQLEINFLKSQINPHFLFNTLNSVYVDIMDTNEQAAEQVLKLASLMRYGLYESNQGQADLAKELAYIQNYLDLERIRHGHQVTITFDQRGNLAGYKIAPLLLISFVENAFKHGVRKSKQAAFIYIHASMQDGLFTFIVKNSLGISEIDKTGTEPGGVGLVNTRKRLQILYPDRHELAVNTVADTYQVTLQLKLA; encoded by the coding sequence GTGACTTACGCGATCAATTATTTGATGTTCAAGAGTTTATTGGATGTTACGGATGGATACATAGGTAAAGAAAAGACGTATATAACAATAGCCTGGGAGTTGTTTTTGAAGGACGGAGGCTGGTTGGGTTGTTTCAAGAGTGCACGCATAGCCACTTGGAATTACACCCTTGCCTTGTTTATACCAACCATAACCATATCGGTCAAATCAATACGTGATATCATTTTCATCCAAAAAAAGAACGCCAAGTTAGAGTTAGACAGGATCGTCTTGGAGCGGGATAAACTGACGCTGGAACGAGATAAACTGGCTTTAGAGCAGGAAAATCTTCAGCTTGAAATCAACTTTCTTAAATCGCAGATCAACCCACACTTTCTGTTCAATACGCTGAACAGTGTCTATGTCGATATCATGGATACGAATGAGCAAGCGGCTGAGCAGGTTTTGAAACTCGCCAGCTTAATGCGGTACGGGCTTTACGAGTCGAATCAAGGCCAGGCTGATTTAGCAAAAGAACTGGCTTACATTCAGAATTATCTGGATCTCGAACGTATCCGACATGGGCACCAAGTAACCATTACGTTTGACCAAAGGGGAAATCTCGCAGGGTATAAGATCGCCCCACTATTGCTAATTTCCTTTGTGGAGAACGCCTTCAAACATGGCGTGCGCAAAAGCAAGCAAGCAGCTTTTATTTATATACATGCCTCTATGCAGGACGGACTATTCACATTTATTGTCAAAAACAGCCTCGGCATCTCCGAGATAGATAAAACCGGGACAGAGCCGGGGGGGGTTGGTCTGGTGAATACGCGAAAGCGTCTGCAAATTCTGTATCCTGACCGGCACGAACTGGCTGTTAATACCGTAGCTGATACGTACCAGGTGACGCTCCAACTAAAGCTCGCCTAG
- a CDS encoding cold-shock protein, with translation MGASNETFSKREKEKARQKKKQDKQGKRDDRKANLTKGQSLDQMLAYVDENGNLSTTPPDPKGYKSVDQEEIVIGVAKREPELVEVVRRGTVTMFNSAKGFGFIRDQQNQQSVFVHQNELIDPIQENDRVTFEIKNTPKGASAVQVRKLVKTSN, from the coding sequence ATGGGAGCATCCAACGAAACCTTCAGTAAACGGGAAAAAGAAAAAGCCCGGCAAAAAAAGAAACAGGACAAGCAGGGAAAGCGCGACGATCGAAAAGCTAACCTCACGAAGGGGCAGAGCCTGGATCAGATGTTAGCGTATGTCGACGAAAATGGCAATCTGTCCACGACGCCACCCGACCCTAAAGGGTATAAATCTGTCGACCAGGAGGAAATTGTGATTGGGGTTGCCAAACGTGAGCCTGAACTGGTAGAGGTAGTCAGACGTGGCACCGTAACCATGTTCAATTCGGCAAAAGGCTTTGGTTTCATCCGGGATCAGCAAAATCAGCAAAGCGTTTTTGTGCATCAGAACGAACTAATCGATCCGATTCAAGAGAATGACCGGGTTACGTTCGAAATCAAAAATACGCCCAAAGGAGCCAGTGCCGTACAGGTCAGAAAGCTGGTCAAGACTTCAAATTAA
- a CDS encoding lantibiotic dehydratase: protein MQARLLHHPLDGLLHEWYSDPFAQEAIYLASPTLYERFMRWLSGEQLSDVHKLLQTLYKYAIRMSTRCTPYGLFAGCSLALPADYTRLRRKNPQPVRRHSRLDIECLMAVRDWLLAQPIIRNQVLFYTNNSLYAVGGNFRYVEMQQTTASRHYFITALTGDQFLKRLFEQARTGATVPQLVNYLVEMNIEEDEACAFVEQLIDEQLLSCDLDPVLIGESYLDVLIAKVAALSDTELITQDLIQLKELVATTPNVVDLGNHIGSWLDGRQLDAPIDRLQVDSFYEEGSLTVGQSAMEHLRQQIEQLAVLNQPHHCPDMDDLKRRFYDRYEQEEIPLALALDSEYGIGYGVQSGLGVGYAPMIDDLSLPNIEGVLQPPTWNWWQSFVLNKYSESLYSHQAEIELSQADLEHIAKQRRDGQALPESFYVFGNWLAKSGEAIDKNEYRFVMQACKGPSAATLLSRFCEGSSPLTEAVQSCVRATEQHHPDVIFAEVVHFPENRAGNILTRPTLYQYEIPYLAQSSVDQEYQIPIDDLLISVRNGRVVLRSRRLNKRVIPRLTNAHNYHQGLPTYRFLCDLQHQDSHLDVKWNWGVLAEQAYLPRVRYKNIILSRATWQLQAKDLQLGNLFQLAIQLNEKGLPQEFVVGMHDHELLVCLHNPQSLSLLVAELQKRNSVRIYEYLATADNCPVSVGGQPFTNEVVIPFHNPSAPKLFGLMPSLKTLPQRRFSVGSEWLYLKIYTGEKTSDDLLATVLYPVVEQLLAKGVINQFFFIRYKDVDPHLRLRFRGNPYLDFHHVVMRKVEEALRDRVHEGVVHRVQMDTYVREIERYGHEQIELCEAIFHYDSLSTLAFLAQHKAVFDESSRFAFAVAKIDCLLTGVGLLTGERSQLMNQMKDGFFAEFNGDVNLRRQQNEKFRHYRPLIDHALSTAYQGVPNQTVPDCMTAELTNKLRLAFPGPPQLMPILQSLIHMIINRLFPAKQRAYELVIYHCLAKHYDAQKARQPVCVEVD, encoded by the coding sequence ATGCAGGCCCGCCTACTTCATCATCCTCTGGACGGACTCCTCCACGAGTGGTACAGCGATCCGTTTGCTCAGGAAGCGATCTATCTGGCTTCGCCCACCCTTTATGAACGTTTCATGCGGTGGTTATCGGGAGAGCAGCTCTCCGACGTTCATAAACTGCTGCAAACGCTTTACAAATACGCCATCCGAATGAGTACCCGGTGTACGCCATACGGACTTTTCGCTGGCTGCTCGCTGGCTCTCCCTGCGGATTACACACGGCTGAGAAGGAAAAATCCCCAGCCCGTTCGTCGCCATAGTCGGCTTGATATCGAATGTCTGATGGCCGTCCGGGACTGGCTGCTGGCACAGCCGATCATCCGTAATCAGGTCTTATTTTACACGAACAACTCTTTGTATGCCGTTGGTGGCAATTTCCGGTATGTGGAAATGCAGCAAACCACAGCTAGCCGCCACTACTTTATTACAGCGCTTACGGGTGATCAGTTTCTGAAACGGTTGTTCGAGCAGGCCAGAACGGGCGCAACGGTACCCCAACTGGTCAACTACCTTGTGGAGATGAACATCGAAGAAGATGAAGCATGCGCTTTTGTCGAACAACTCATCGACGAGCAGTTGCTTAGTTGCGATCTTGACCCAGTGCTTATCGGTGAGTCCTATCTCGATGTACTAATTGCTAAAGTGGCTGCTCTGTCGGACACCGAGTTGATAACCCAGGATCTGATTCAATTAAAAGAATTGGTTGCTACGACCCCAAACGTTGTTGACCTTGGCAATCATATCGGCTCCTGGCTGGATGGGCGACAGCTTGACGCACCCATAGACCGGCTTCAGGTCGATTCGTTCTACGAGGAAGGGTCATTAACCGTCGGCCAGTCGGCAATGGAACACCTGCGTCAACAGATCGAACAGTTAGCCGTCCTCAATCAGCCCCACCATTGCCCGGACATGGACGATTTGAAGCGCCGTTTCTATGACCGCTACGAGCAGGAGGAAATTCCGCTGGCACTGGCGCTGGATAGTGAATACGGTATTGGCTACGGCGTTCAGTCGGGGTTGGGCGTTGGTTACGCGCCCATGATTGACGATCTGTCTTTACCTAACATCGAGGGCGTTTTGCAACCACCAACCTGGAACTGGTGGCAATCATTTGTCTTGAACAAGTACTCAGAGAGTCTTTATAGTCACCAGGCCGAGATTGAATTAAGCCAGGCCGACCTAGAGCACATTGCTAAACAGCGTCGCGATGGGCAGGCCTTACCCGAAAGCTTTTATGTATTTGGAAACTGGCTAGCAAAATCGGGGGAGGCTATCGACAAAAATGAGTATCGGTTTGTGATGCAAGCTTGCAAAGGACCGTCAGCCGCTACATTACTGAGCCGATTTTGTGAAGGTAGCTCTCCGTTGACCGAAGCGGTACAGAGCTGTGTCCGGGCTACGGAGCAACACCATCCTGATGTTATTTTTGCCGAAGTAGTTCACTTTCCAGAAAACCGGGCTGGCAATATACTGACCCGCCCCACGCTCTACCAGTACGAAATTCCTTATCTGGCGCAATCGTCGGTCGATCAGGAATACCAGATTCCTATAGATGATCTACTGATCTCGGTGCGAAATGGTCGGGTAGTGCTGCGCTCCCGTCGACTAAACAAACGGGTTATACCACGCCTGACCAACGCTCATAACTACCATCAGGGATTACCCACGTATCGTTTTCTGTGCGATCTGCAACATCAGGATAGTCATCTGGATGTGAAATGGAACTGGGGTGTATTGGCCGAACAGGCTTATTTGCCACGCGTTCGTTATAAAAATATTATTCTGAGCCGGGCTACCTGGCAGTTGCAGGCCAAGGATCTGCAGTTGGGAAATTTGTTTCAGCTGGCAATCCAGTTGAATGAGAAGGGCCTTCCCCAGGAGTTCGTCGTCGGTATGCACGACCACGAGTTGCTCGTGTGCCTACACAATCCGCAGTCGTTAAGCCTTTTGGTTGCTGAATTGCAGAAGCGAAACAGCGTCAGGATTTATGAGTACCTCGCCACCGCCGACAACTGCCCGGTATCGGTAGGAGGGCAGCCCTTTACAAATGAGGTAGTTATTCCGTTCCATAATCCGTCGGCTCCGAAATTATTCGGCCTGATGCCCAGTTTGAAAACCCTGCCTCAACGTCGTTTTTCGGTAGGTAGCGAATGGCTGTACCTGAAAATATATACTGGCGAAAAAACGTCGGACGACTTGCTGGCCACTGTATTATACCCGGTTGTGGAGCAACTGCTGGCGAAAGGAGTCATCAATCAGTTCTTTTTCATTCGGTATAAAGATGTTGACCCCCATCTCCGGTTGCGGTTCCGGGGAAACCCATACCTTGATTTTCACCATGTAGTCATGCGGAAGGTGGAAGAGGCTCTGCGCGACCGGGTCCACGAGGGCGTTGTTCACCGGGTTCAGATGGATACCTACGTCCGCGAAATCGAACGGTATGGCCATGAGCAAATCGAACTTTGTGAGGCCATTTTTCATTACGATAGTCTGTCAACACTTGCGTTTCTGGCCCAGCACAAAGCGGTTTTCGATGAGAGCAGTCGCTTTGCCTTTGCAGTCGCTAAGATCGATTGTCTGCTAACGGGGGTGGGGCTGCTTACTGGCGAGCGGAGCCAGCTAATGAATCAGATGAAAGACGGATTTTTCGCTGAGTTCAACGGCGACGTAAATCTGCGTCGGCAACAGAATGAAAAGTTCAGACATTACCGTCCGTTAATCGACCACGCGCTGAGCACAGCTTATCAAGGTGTTCCAAACCAAACTGTGCCGGATTGCATGACAGCGGAGCTAACGAACAAACTTCGCCTGGCATTTCCGGGACCACCGCAGCTTATGCCTATTCTGCAAAGCTTGATCCACATGATTATCAATCGTCTTTTCCCGGCTAAACAACGGGCCTACGAACTGGTGATCTATCACTGTTTGGCTAAGCATTATGATGCTCAGAAGGCTCGACAACCCGTTTGTGTAGAGGTAGATTAA
- a CDS encoding LytR/AlgR family response regulator transcription factor, protein MQPIIRCFIIDDEAPAHVLLERYIKRVPYLLVVGQTYNAVDALFEIEQAKPDLIFLDIEMPEMTGIEFLKALPASRPNFPRPAVVMVTAYSEYAVQGYEHDVLDYLLKPTPFERFMQTINKYKARQGVSTAPVTTPDSTPNIPTAEPVPAPIAESELTEPAGQKGNFFLVKEDKKLIRVAPSDILFVESDSDYLTIHLSERSILTYMTMGKLESMLPADEFLRVNRSYLIRLGAIKEIDGNLITTLNGKRVPIGVTYRERVMDVLKRMMR, encoded by the coding sequence ATGCAGCCCATTATCCGTTGCTTTATTATAGACGATGAAGCTCCCGCTCATGTCTTGCTCGAAAGATACATTAAGCGCGTACCTTATCTGCTGGTCGTAGGGCAGACCTACAATGCTGTTGATGCCCTGTTTGAGATTGAACAGGCTAAACCCGACCTGATTTTTCTGGATATTGAGATGCCTGAGATGACGGGAATCGAATTTCTAAAAGCTTTACCGGCGAGTCGGCCCAATTTTCCACGTCCGGCGGTAGTAATGGTAACGGCCTACTCTGAATATGCCGTGCAGGGATACGAGCACGACGTACTAGACTATCTGCTCAAGCCGACTCCTTTTGAGCGGTTTATGCAAACGATTAACAAGTACAAAGCCCGTCAGGGAGTAAGTACCGCACCCGTAACCACTCCCGATAGCACACCCAACATACCGACCGCTGAGCCAGTGCCGGCACCTATCGCAGAATCAGAACTGACAGAGCCAGCGGGGCAAAAAGGGAATTTCTTTCTGGTAAAAGAAGATAAGAAGTTAATCCGGGTGGCTCCTTCCGATATACTCTTCGTGGAGAGCGACAGCGATTATCTGACCATTCATTTATCAGAACGTTCGATTCTGACCTACATGACAATGGGCAAGCTGGAGTCGATGCTGCCCGCGGATGAATTTCTACGGGTCAATCGCTCGTACCTAATCCGGTTGGGCGCTATAAAGGAAATAGATGGAAACCTGATTACAACATTAAACGGAAAGCGCGTACCCATTGGCGTTACGTACCGGGAGCGAGTAATGGACGTGTTGAAACGGATGATGCGGTAG
- a CDS encoding helix-turn-helix domain-containing protein — MNPIALKIRKLREIHNYPQEYVAFQLGVSQAAYSKKETGRTELSLTVLQQVATLYGISLVDLIGLTLQDLIVHAVKQQVS; from the coding sequence ATGAATCCAATTGCGCTCAAAATCCGTAAGCTTCGCGAAATTCACAACTACCCACAAGAATATGTTGCGTTTCAGTTGGGAGTAAGCCAAGCCGCCTACAGCAAAAAAGAAACGGGTCGCACCGAACTGTCGCTAACTGTTTTACAGCAGGTGGCCACCCTCTACGGTATCAGCCTTGTAGACCTCATTGGTCTGACACTACAGGATCTTATTGTTCATGCCGTGAAGCAGCAGGTTTCGTAG